A single region of the Candidatus Deferrimicrobium sp. genome encodes:
- a CDS encoding YbaK/EbsC family protein, which produces MRTRGENEVRAFFESAGVPKEIHRFEESTHNSELAARSLGVQVGQIAKTILLLSDEMPIVVVISGDRRVDTKKVRALGYGKRVRLAGPDDVVARTGFAVGAVSPVALPDDVPIYLDRSLRRFGTIYPAAGATNNMFVTTPDELLALTGGTETDVARDAGPPGQDP; this is translated from the coding sequence ATGCGGACACGCGGCGAAAACGAGGTGCGGGCGTTCTTCGAGTCCGCGGGTGTCCCGAAGGAGATCCACCGCTTCGAGGAGTCGACACACAACTCGGAGCTTGCCGCCCGGTCTCTCGGCGTCCAGGTCGGCCAGATCGCGAAGACGATCCTGTTGCTGTCCGATGAAATGCCGATCGTGGTCGTGATCTCCGGGGATCGCCGGGTGGACACGAAGAAGGTCCGTGCGCTGGGTTACGGGAAGAGAGTGCGGCTGGCGGGGCCGGACGACGTGGTCGCACGCACGGGGTTCGCCGTCGGGGCCGTTTCTCCGGTGGCTTTGCCCGACGACGTTCCGATCTATCTCGACCGTTCCCTGCGCAGGTTCGGCACGATCTATCCCGCCGCGGGGGCGACGAACAACATGTTCGTGACCACCCCCGACGAGCTGCTCGCCCTCACCGGGGGAACCGAGACCGACGTAGCTCGCGATGCGGGGCCGCCTGGGCAGGATCCGTGA
- a CDS encoding sigma 54-interacting transcriptional regulator yields MQGDSEAILCRVLDSMTNGVIAIDREGTIFVFNDAAARLLHVGKEDALGKRLLDIVPNSGLVSVLRTGAPETGRPQQIGARSVIADRAPIFRDGELIGAVSVFQDVTEMEKMSRELDSTRALARTLEEVLAGAGEWMVVVDANGIVTMISEEYAEFNGTTVADAVGKHVTQVIENTRMHTVVKTGTAEIGERMTIRGRALIVNRIPLKDGDRVIGAYGRVVFKTVEQLRELASKMNLLESKVKYYEEELTHLRGARYTFGSIVGAGAAITAAKAEAERASRTDSTVLLRGETGTGKELFAHAIHAAGPRRAGPFIKLNCAAVPTELLESELFGYEEGAFTGARRGGKPGKFELAAGGTLFLDEIGDMPLPMQAKLLRVLQEKEVDRLGGTGSRRVDLRLIAATARNLEEMVGQGTFRADLYYRVNVIPIRIPPLREHWEDLGAIAESFLARLSADTGEPKRRLSAELLEVLRTYPWPGNVRELQNGLERAVAMSPREVLRPEHFPAHLLRFGPGVRKESIPAPAGMEGEDTSANAPGSLASVKAEAERSAILSALAAAGGNRTRAAELLGIHRVKLHEKIKRYGIASSSERQK; encoded by the coding sequence TTGCAGGGAGACAGCGAAGCGATCCTGTGTCGGGTCCTCGATTCGATGACCAACGGCGTGATCGCCATCGACCGGGAGGGGACGATCTTCGTCTTCAACGACGCCGCCGCGCGACTGCTCCACGTCGGGAAAGAGGACGCCCTCGGCAAACGTCTCCTCGACATCGTTCCCAATTCCGGCCTGGTGAGCGTTCTCCGGACCGGCGCGCCGGAGACGGGCCGGCCCCAGCAGATCGGCGCGCGGTCCGTCATCGCCGACAGGGCGCCCATCTTCCGCGACGGGGAACTGATCGGCGCCGTGTCCGTCTTCCAGGACGTGACCGAGATGGAGAAGATGTCGCGGGAGCTCGATTCCACGCGCGCCCTGGCCCGGACGCTTGAGGAGGTGCTCGCCGGCGCCGGGGAGTGGATGGTGGTCGTCGACGCCAATGGGATCGTCACGATGATCAGCGAGGAGTATGCGGAGTTCAACGGGACGACGGTCGCCGACGCCGTTGGGAAGCACGTGACGCAGGTGATCGAGAACACCAGGATGCACACCGTGGTGAAGACCGGGACGGCCGAGATCGGGGAACGCATGACGATCCGGGGCCGCGCCCTGATCGTCAACCGGATCCCCCTGAAAGACGGCGACCGGGTCATCGGGGCGTACGGGCGGGTGGTCTTCAAGACCGTGGAGCAGCTCCGGGAGCTGGCGTCGAAGATGAACCTCCTCGAGTCGAAGGTGAAATATTACGAGGAGGAGCTCACGCATCTGCGGGGCGCCCGGTACACCTTCGGGAGCATCGTCGGCGCCGGCGCCGCGATCACTGCGGCCAAGGCGGAGGCGGAGCGGGCCTCCCGGACCGATTCGACCGTGCTTCTGCGCGGGGAAACGGGGACGGGGAAGGAGCTGTTCGCCCACGCCATCCACGCCGCGGGCCCCCGACGGGCGGGACCGTTCATCAAGCTCAACTGTGCCGCCGTCCCCACGGAGCTGCTCGAATCGGAGCTGTTCGGATACGAGGAAGGGGCGTTCACCGGGGCGCGTCGGGGGGGGAAGCCCGGCAAGTTCGAACTCGCTGCGGGCGGGACCCTCTTCCTCGACGAAATCGGCGATATGCCGCTGCCGATGCAGGCGAAGCTTCTGAGGGTCCTGCAGGAAAAGGAGGTCGACCGCCTCGGGGGAACCGGTTCCCGGCGGGTGGACCTCCGCCTGATCGCGGCCACCGCCCGGAACCTCGAGGAGATGGTGGGGCAAGGTACGTTCCGCGCCGACCTGTATTACCGCGTCAACGTCATCCCGATCCGCATTCCACCGTTGCGGGAGCATTGGGAGGATCTGGGCGCGATCGCGGAGTCGTTCCTCGCCCGGCTTTCCGCCGACACTGGCGAGCCGAAGCGTCGGCTTTCCGCGGAGCTACTCGAGGTTCTCCGAACGTATCCCTGGCCGGGGAACGTTCGGGAGCTGCAGAACGGGCTCGAGCGGGCGGTGGCGATGTCGCCCCGCGAGGTCCTTCGGCCGGAGCATTTCCCCGCTCACCTGCTTCGGTTCGGGCCTGGCGTGCGGAAGGAGTCGATCCCGGCTCCGGCCGGTATGGAGGGGGAGGATACATCGGCAAACGCTCCCGGATCGCTCGCTTCCGTGAAGGCCGAGGCGGAGCGGTCCGCCATCCTGTCGGCCCTCGCGGCGGCCGGAGGAAACAGGACGAGGGCTGCGGAGCTTCTCGGGATCCACCGCGTCAAGCTGCACGAGAAGATAA